One genomic segment of Paraburkholderia aromaticivorans includes these proteins:
- a CDS encoding ABC transporter substrate-binding protein, giving the protein MHRRRFVLAALSAAGIALRARAVPAAPPVHFEIVYPRIRPARDVHAAFALAVLDLAMTMANASYTLRTADIEMERGRALAELAAGNNMINLHWTSMEAHAERGRNVVRIPIHRGLIGHRVFIIRKDRQADFDLVERFSDLKAFMCGQGLGWIDTEILKAAGLKVQTSTYDTMFEMTQGGRVDYFPRGVVEAFTELDGRRQQEPDLVVENRLLLKYRSDFIFYVAKGHEALAQAIESGLVAAYRNGAYMRLFNSHHYIQDALTRAQLASRLTFTLDNSFLSEADHRIPDRYWMS; this is encoded by the coding sequence ATGCATCGCAGGCGCTTTGTACTGGCAGCGCTGAGTGCAGCGGGCATCGCGCTTCGTGCGCGTGCCGTGCCTGCCGCCCCTCCCGTCCACTTCGAGATCGTCTATCCCCGCATTCGGCCTGCCCGCGACGTGCACGCCGCGTTTGCGCTCGCCGTGCTCGATCTGGCCATGACCATGGCAAACGCTTCGTACACGCTGCGGACTGCCGACATCGAGATGGAGCGCGGTCGCGCGCTGGCCGAACTGGCTGCCGGCAACAACATGATCAATCTGCACTGGACCAGTATGGAGGCACATGCCGAGCGCGGCAGGAATGTCGTGCGGATTCCAATACATCGTGGATTGATTGGCCACCGGGTTTTCATCATCCGGAAGGATCGGCAGGCTGATTTCGACCTGGTCGAGCGCTTCTCCGATCTGAAAGCATTCATGTGCGGGCAGGGCTTGGGGTGGATCGACACGGAGATCCTGAAGGCAGCCGGCCTGAAGGTCCAGACCTCGACCTATGACACGATGTTCGAGATGACCCAGGGCGGACGGGTCGACTATTTCCCGCGCGGCGTGGTCGAGGCATTTACCGAGCTCGATGGACGCCGGCAGCAGGAGCCGGATCTCGTGGTCGAAAACCGGCTCCTGCTGAAGTACCGGTCGGATTTCATTTTCTATGTCGCCAAAGGCCACGAAGCATTGGCGCAGGCGATCGAAAGCGGGCTCGTCGCTGCGTATCGCAATGGCGCCTATATGAGGCTGTTCAATTCCCATCATTACATTCAGGATGCACTGACCCGCGCACAGCTCGCGAGCCGACTGACCTTCACGCTCGACAACTCATTCCTCTCCGAAGCCGACCACAGAATTCCGGACAGGTACTGGATGAGCTAA